Below is a window of Arabidopsis thaliana chromosome 2, partial sequence DNA.
TCTCGTTCCCAAGCTTTGAAACTCTGTATGTATTGTTTCTTCAGTTTCTCTAGTATCTCTACTGATTTAGTATGAATGAGAATGCCTATCTGATGATTTCTCACTGAGAACCCTTACTGAATCGTTTGAAAACCTAGGAATTTGTGAATCAGTAACCAATGGGTGCAACTATATCTCTTAAAGTTAGACTTTATTTGGGTTTCTTGATCAGACATAGGAGCCTAAGATTCTCTTATCTGTTGCCAATTGCATTAGGAATACTTTtaacaaatagtttttttagttatCTGTTGAGAAGATGTTCCTCTTTTAGTCCATGGAAAAGTAGAATATGATATATCTGTTGACTTGTGTTATGTATCAGGTTGTGGCAGCGATGATCCAGAGCTCAAAGAGGAGATGGAGAAGCCGTTTGTGGATCTTCTCACAGAAGAGCTGAAGCTTCAAGAAGCAGTGGCAGACGAGCATAGTCGTCATATGAATGTTACACTTGCCGAAGCTAAAAGAGTTGCTTCACAGTACCAAAAGGAGGCTGAGAAGTGTAACGCTGCCACTGAAATTTGCGAATCAGCTAGAGAGAGAGCTCAAGCATTGTTGCTCAAAGAGCGGAAGATCACTTTTTTGTGGGAGCGCAGAGCTCGGCAATTAGGTTGGGAAGGTGAGTAAGTAATTCACTGTTTAGTGACTTCTTCACAGTCTACTCTGACGAGTTTCTCAATGGAAGCAAACTAGATTTTCTCTTCCGTATACAACTCGTGAGAACATGGGAATCGCTTAATTCGCAAGGCAATGTTTTTGTCTCACATGTTCTCTATATATGtagttcttttttgttttgctcttgGCTCTAGACACTGCTAAAGAAAGGGTTGGCCTTGTATTgacttttttcttcagataTATATTTGTCAGTCACACTGGACAAAGTCACCGACTTCTGTATTTTATTGTTCATGTTTATTGGCAAACGCAACCATCATTTTCTCACCAGgcaaaagcaaaatatataattatgatcTTATTGAACTTGGATATTGTGTTTTTTGAGATGTGCATCTGATTGAGACAGCAAGCCTGATTTGATTTGTAAGAGGATTTGTTTTGCAGCTAATGTTGGATGCATCTGTGATTATGGTTTAAGCATAAGTGTGGGTCAAGAGTCACTAACAAAGACTTTTGAGATGTTTAACTAACACTAGAATTTGTGAAGAGGGACAAGAGCAGAGGAAGAGacaaaattagagaaaagTCAAGAAAGGGTTGACATAATGCAGCATATGATCTCTCCAGGTATTACACAGCACCAACTTTCAATACTCATTCATGCACAAAAACAGCtgcttttttctgtttatttgatttgtttatttttactaGTGTCAGCCATTAATAatactctctttctctcgttGCATTATTCTAATGCTCACATGGACAGATTCCTTAAAGGTTTTTATTAACACTTTAGATCTACCATTAAAGAACAGATCTCGGTTCAGTGACTTCTGCAAACCGTCTAGACCCATGTGGGTTGTCCAAACTCTATAGCTTGAGGCTATTTGTTCTATATTCAACTTATTATGTggttatgtttcttttatgttcTTCTCTGAAGCTTCCTTTGTGGACTTCTGCTGTTTTTTTCCTAACTTTggaatagtttttgtttatctctGGACACAGAGATCgcaaattcttttttcttaaatggaAGGTTCCATGAACAAGCGAGGATACGAATGCAGTCAAGAGGATACTGACAAGCTGCCAGaatcaaagagacaaaaagTGCCTGCTTTAGCAAGGTAACTTCCTTAAGGATTTTCTGTCATTTTCTAGTTCAAAGTAGCTCAATGGTTAAACATCACAACTATTGAGGAAGAACATGCTTTGTTGTAAGATTCATGGAGGAGAATGTGTTCCATTTGAAACTAAGATTCTTTACTCTTTCTGAGTgagatttgttctttgttgaGAGGTTCTTTTGTAAGCTctcaaattttagtttttatgtttcCAGACCTCTTGATTATCTTGcaagtttgttgattttctcaTATGAAACAAACTTTTTCTAGTGTTATTGTGGAAGCTGTCAAAGTAGATAGTCTGCAGAGGCTTTGCTCGTCTTTGGAGCCGTTGTTTCGCAGAATTGTGAGTTTCTATTCTACCCCTGATCTAGCCACGTAATGCTATTATAGTAAATTGTGAGATGCTTGTGGAGGTGTTTACTGGGTATGGTGTGGACAAACACACAGGTTAGCGAAGAAGTGGAACGAGCCTTATCAAGGTTGGGAAACGCAAAGTTAACCTCGAGGTATTTGCTCCATTATACCTTTTCCTCTTGAAATGGCTCTATGATCTTTGTAGCGCTTAGTTTCTGATTAACCCAACATAAAATCTCCAGGTCACCAGAACCAAAGAGGATCCAAGACCGCAATGGAAGAAACCTGCAACTTCACTTTAGGACGCGAATGCCTCCTCACTTATTCACAGGCGGGAAAGTTGAGGGAGAGCGAGGCTCGGCAATTCATGTGGTTCTTATAGATGCAAACACAGGAAATGTAGTTCAAACAGGAGAAGAATCAGCTTCAAAGCTGAATGTTGTAGTGTTAGAGGGTGACTTCaatgatgaagacgatgaagacTGGACCAGAGAGCACTTTGAGAGCTTTGAAGTGAAAGAGCGAGAAGGGAAACGCCCCATCTTAACTGGGGACACACAGATAGTGCTTAAGGAAGGTGTGGGAACTCTTGGAGAACTTACTTTCACTGACAACTCGAGTTGGATACGTAGCCGAAAGTTTAGGCTTGGTGTTAAGCCGGCTTCAGGGTATGGTGATAGCTTTTGCATTCGTGAAGCCAAAACAGAACCTTTTGCTGTCAAAGATCATAGAGGAGAACGTGAGTTTCTAATCATTTGGATTGTATTGATGAGTGTTAGTTACTACTAACTTGGCTCTGTCATCGACCATCAgtaaaattcattttcttttgacaATGTTTTGCAGTATACAAGAAACATTATCCACCGGCTGTACACGATGAAGTCTGGAGACTGGATCGAATAGCGAAAGACGGAGTGCTACACAAGAAGCTATTGAAAGCTAATATTGTGACAGTCGAAGACTTCCTTCGACTCCTTGTTAAGGATCCACAGAAGCTGAGAAATGTAAGcatattatttgttaatgTGAACAAACCACCAATATTGCCAAAGATATCCTAGTTAAATGTTCTTTTTTCTCCCTGATAATGTAGTTGCTTGGGAGTGGAATGTCGAATAGAATGTGGGAGAACACGGTGGAGCACGCAAAGACGTGCGTGTTGGGTGGGAAGCTTTATGTGTTTTACACAGACCAAACTCACGCTACAGGCGTTGTcttcaatcatatatatgaattccGAGGCCTAATTACAAACGGACAGTTCCTATCTCTAGAGTCTCTTAACCATGACCAAAAGGTAAAGTGTAAAGACAGTCATATTTCTGTCTTGATTTGAAAAGAATTTTTTGGTCATAAGCTGATAATTGGTTTGCTCACAGATTTCTGCAGACATTTTGGTGAAGCTGGCTTACGAGAACTGGCATAAAGCTATTGAGTATGACGGTAAGCTGTTGAATTGCTTACCAGTTGCCGAGAAGGAAATAAAAAGCTTACTGGAACCAAAAATGGTCTCAGCACAAACTGCTCCGAACCATCAACAGCTGCATAACCAGAACAATAGGCAAACTGTGCAAGGTCATCAGAATGCGATTACCTATTCACCGGTCCCTCAACCAATAGATTATCCTCAGTTTGCGCAGCAACATTGCAACCAATTATTACCCTCATTCCCTTGCAACGTACAAGACTACAACAGGTCGATGGAAAGCTCCAATGATTCAAGCTCATACAATGGAGAAGATTGGTGTCCACCAAGAGCTGCAGGACAAGGTCTTGAAGACATTTTCAGCGAAGAAATCAGACTAAGGAGTTCTGAAATGCTTGAGACTGACGATATGCAGAGACTGTTGAAGACGTTTGGTATCGGTGTGAACACTGTGGGAACACAAGGAGGGTTTGGTCAGACTGATGAGTCTTGTTACGGTTATAGCATCCCGTACCAAGCTCAGATCGATAACACGTACCGAAGAGAACGTAATAGAGGCTCGGGGAAAGCTGTTGTTGGATGGCTAAAGCTTAAAGCTGCTTTGAGATGGGGTATCTTTATACGCAAGAAAGCTGCAGAGAGAAGGCCTCAGATTGTGGAGATCGATTGACAAAAAGGGATAGAGAGCTTCTTGAGGTTTTAATCCGTTGAAGATTTTTCGTTTTCGTTAAAGCTTGAAGACAGTTTCTGTGTGTTCATCTTTTGGATGAATAATCTAAGAGTAGAGAGTGGACTTTGCTTTGTATTACATGTAACgctttttatgtttctctCTTATATTTCGTGTCAATTTTTTACGTTTGTGTCGTTTTCATGTTAATTATGTTAGCAATCTATATCTTTCTCTAAGTTTTTATATTGGAATAAGTGAACACTATGACATTAACTTATAACAtattaactaatttaaaacTAAGTTGGCTTGTTTGGTGGAAAGTGgaatctataaaaaaatgaatccaTCAGATAAGCTTCAACCACTTTTGCCATCtaatatttacttattttgctatataatattttttcagcTATTTTGTTAGCCAACCACTTTTAAATCTACCAAAAACATTcatcaatttattttgaaatattgattttcaactagtatgtttttatgtttttttttattaaccgAACAtaactaaacaatatataccaaaataaCCAGTGGATACATACATAAACTTCTAATTTCAATCCTAAAACTGtcattttttaacaaaaaaaagttaacttctaatttcattttcatatcacCTCACTTATTTGAGTTTTAACTTTAATCGACGAGATTGGTTGGACATGTTGAGTGTGGCTCGAGGTTCTGACGTAGCGACTAAATTAACCAATAGGATTCATTGCATTTAagatcattaattaatttcgtTAGTAATACCGGTGTAAACCGGACCGGGATTAATTTTACTAAACCAGACTTGGTTACTACACTGAGCGCTCCTTTTAACGGAAGAGACTGAGACAGTGGAAGAGTCACTCACTCACTCATCAAAAAATGGCGGAAAATGTTGGAAGCGACTCGAGCGAATTCGAAagcatctcttcttctcagaaATCTTACCTCAAAAACTGTCCTTTCGCCGGTCACGAAGCTCTTCCGACAAAATCGACGGATTCTGACAACACTGAGGTTCTCGGGAACCAGATTTCTCCGGCGGTTGTTAAAACTCCGATTCTCTCGTTCTCTTCTCCGACTAGCCTCGATTCTATCAACGATGACGTCTTTCGTACTCCTCCTGAGAACGCGTCTCTCTCCTCTGCCGCTGAATCGGAACCCAGAGTTGGGGTTTCGGAGATTAAGCTCCAAGGAGGTTCGAATCTGACAACTCCGTTTTCTATGGCTGAGACGAcgcttgtttcttcttcgcCGTCTCTTCCGGCGGAAAATGTTAGGGTTTCAGAGTCGaatttgaaatcttcttcttctacggCCAAAACGACGCCTGTTTCTGCTTCACCGTCCGTAAATGCTAGGGTTTCGGAGTCGAATTTGAACTCTTCGTCTTCGACGACCCCTGTTTCTGTTTCACCCTCAgaaaaagttagggtttttgagaCGACCCCTGTTTCTGCTTCACCGTCAgaaaaagttagggtttttgagaCGAAATGTCATTCTGATTCCGGTGATTCCGttcctttgtcttcttctccgccGTCTGTTGCGGCCGACGATGTTAGGGTTCCGGCAAAGCATCTTGATTCTGATTCTTCTCCTCCGACTGCAATCGGAAGAACTATGGTTTTAGTAAAACAACGAATTTCTGCTTCTGACAATTCTGCTTCTTCGTCTGCAAGTGAAGGGACCAAGGTCtctaaaactgaaaattctGGTGAGGTTTTGCCTTTTAAAGAAATTATCGAAGCTCTTCTTCGTAACAGTGGAGAGAAACTCAATGAAAGAGATGATAAAGTTAGCTATGTTGAGATTCTCAAGCAATGTGGTTTGAAATTCCCTAAATGATCCTGATTAGTAAGTattatctttctctgttttagtttgttctttttgtttctgtttcggGATTACGCGTTCAgatctttccttttttgttgatatgaaTGCGTCGGGGTAAAAAGAGTTGGGAGCTTTTTAATGTTCTGTAGCTTCAACTACAAGTAATGATAAGTATTTTGTTCGAATGACAAAGGCTATATCCTACAAAGATGATTTCTTGTTCTACTGTTATTGCATTCGATAGCATTGTCTGAGGAAATGACGCCTTTGTGTGTTGTCGCAACTTGCACGCAAGGAATTAGTTATGTGTTTCTATCTTCAAAATCCAgctctctctatcttttgcTGAATCTCAAGCACcgattttgtttagtttcctTGATGCTTGGCTCGtcgttttgttgtttgtttggtggATTGTTGAGAGCGAGTTTCTCCATGGCGTTCATGAACTTTCGCATATGCTTGATGTACTCGGGGTATGTTTCCAAGTTGCAATGCCCTCCTCCTTTTACCCACAATGGATCATACTTGTCCTTTGCTAGTTCCCACAATCGCTTCCCATGTGACATATTCACAATATCATCTTTTGTTCCCTGTAGTTTTCATAAAACCGAGTTTAATGATCTCTCATCTGCCTAGTGAGAAAAAGTGATGATGTAAAATGTAAACTTACATGTATGACAAGAACAGGGCATGTTACATGGCGTATCTTGTCAATGTTCTGCAAAATTCCAGAGTTTGAGAGACTGACCCGATAGTAATAACCAGAGACAAGAGAGATCAAGCTTACTTTGTACATATCGAACCAGAATGTCATTTTGACAGGATACAGAACTCTGAGGCCGGAGAGAATTGCGCTATGAAGAACAATCCCTCTTAGTCTCTTTACTCGAGATGCTAAGTGCAATGTTGGTCCGCTTCCAACGGATTGACCATATAGAATCATTTCCTCTTGCATGATCCCGTACTCGGTCCTCAAGCAATTGTACACAGCCTCGATATCATAGTACGTATTGAGCTCAGTTGGCTAAAGAACAATCAAAGGTTAAACCAAGAGCCAAATCATGAAACGTGTTTGAAATTATCTCTCTTACCTTGCCTGTTGAAGCTCCATAGCCTGAATAATCATAGCTGGTTCAATCACATATAAAGAAGTTCAGGTTCAAGTTCGTTCATCATTATcaacaaagagagaagtgTTTTTTGACTATTTGTATGTATAAACCTCATAATGTTGACGCGGAGATGAGCTCGAAGCTCGATGAAGAGATCAACCATTTGGCCGAGATCCGCGGCATTGCCATGTGAATAAAGAAGAGTGAATCTAGAGAAAGGGTGTTTCCAAAACGTGGCAATGACCTTGTTGCCAGATTTGGTGGTAAGCTGATGAACATCCATGCTTTTTTCTGGTGTTATCCCGGTGAACATAAGCTTTCCGGTCTCCTCGTCTTTACCCACGTCGTATGTTGGTGGCGGTGGGAAGAAAGCGAACTTTGCAGCCATGTTTGACGTCACATTACCCATATCAATTAGTATTATTGTTCAGCAAAagggtaaaagaaaaaaactttcaatgagaaagaaggagaaaacaaaaacaaaaacccaaaccccAAAATCTCTCCCTCCCTCTCTCTTTGGAtctaagaaaagaaaacaaagaaaatggttaaatttttgtgtttcgtgggtttatgtttaggggAGAGGAAGGAAATAAAATGGAAGGTGATGGTGGAGAATATTTGGCGGGAGAAAGAAGTTGAGCTGTttcattaacaaatttaatatagattctgttatatatattaaactcaGCTACAAATTTCAACTGTGAATAAATTTGATGCTATATGATTTTCACCATGAAATGTGATATCTCTTCATTCCACAATCAAAATTGCAAGCAGCTACAGATTTTAGCATATCAACCTCATTTTAACAcaaccatctctctctcttttggcACAAACACTTGAAACCCTTCTTTTACCTCACATGAACTTTCTCGGGTCAGTTTGGTGTCTCATTCTCAGCTGTTTCCGGGACTTCTTCCACGATTTCTGGAGTGTGTAACAAAGGGATTGGACTGTTACCGCGTTCACTAGTCGAGCTACTGCTATTGATCACTTCACTTTCCATTGGCTTTAGAGAAACTTTAGGGAGTGTATCTGCAGGAGCAATAAGTGAATGCTCTTCTGAATGTTTCGGCTTGTTCAGAGCTCGACAGTGAGGACAGTAGTAAGTAATGTATGGGAAATCCTCTTTCCGGGCGAGTCCTGCATGttgagagaggaagagagacaTTGTACAATTAAGTTATCAATGGTATTGCATCTAGTGTGTATTAGAAGACAAAAGACAGAGATAATGTCTCACTCACCGTTATGCATACGGCAGTTTCCACAGATGAGTGCATATGACTGACTTGGATCTTCGCCTACAAGGAGAGCCGCAATGCGTGAGATCCAGCTACCATCATGAGCAGCATATTCCTGAGGATTATAATGCTCAAACACCATCTGTTGGTTTTGTTCTGTGCCGGTGATTCTTTCGCTTGTTCCAGAATGGTTAGACTCATTATCCGAATGATGAATTGGAGTGGTCTCAGCGCTGTTGCCTCTTGTATTTGTCTGTTTTCGGTTCCTGAGCCCTCCCGAGTGTTTGGCATTGTTCTTTCCTGCGGTGGGCTCAAGTTGGGATTCATCTCCTACAAATACTTTCAAGCCTGACTCAGCACCCAACTTGGATGCCAGAACAGTTGCAGCAGCCGCCTTTGCAGCTGGGTCAGGGTCATACCTCTGATACAAAATAGCTCATGTTATAACAAGTTCCAGTCTCAATAGTGATAAAACCCACAATAACAAGTATCCGTTAAGATATAACAGCAATTCaattctttttaaagtttctgAACAAATTGCAAATCTAGGCTACCAGTAGAAGAAGTAATTCCAGAACTCAAAAGTGCAGGTCTTCCTGTCCTTTAGTAGTATCATTTCCAATTAAGTCAAGTTGGGAGGCATCACACTAAGAATTTCAACTGTAACACTTAAGTTCTAGATTCATAACCACCCTTTATCCAAACTTACAATATAGCTTTGCCTAACACATTGAGCCACTAGTTTCACAGTTACAAAGCTAGCGCCTAGCGGAACTTGAAAAGCGAAAAAGAGAGACTCTCAATAAGGATAATCCTTGTATAATGGCTGTACTGTCCTAAAGGAATTCCAATACAAATTTTTGAATACCTAGCTCTTTGCTAAGGTTAAATTTAAGGTCATCTTCTAATTCAACAAAGACGGATAACTTGCAacataaaacagaaatgaaaaatgatcTAATCCTACGACAAAGCTAGAATCTTTTAAGTGATCTGTATCTCTATCAGAACTAGGTAAAGTAGTGCAAGCAAAGAATAACAGCAGCACACATCAAAAcatgacaattaaaataatcAGGAATACCAGAAACACCAATAGAATTCGAATGAACTAGCCTCACTCACACAGAACAAGTTGTATCTTACCTGAATAAGTTGCTGTGTAATGTAATAATTGGTCCTTTCCTTTAACTCATTAATCTTTCCCAACATTTCTGCTTGAAGTTTTTCCAAGGTATGCTGATCTCTGCGGTCACCTAAACCAAACCATTTCACACACAACGACACGGCTTAGACACACCAAGCCTAAGACAAATTCATGAGCATATAACAGAAGTAAATCACAAGACTCACACATCCTCCAGAAGCCAACAAGTGAAGAATAGAGAAGAAAGGCAACAGCAGGTAAAAGAAACATTGGCAAGATCCTGAAACTCCTCAGTTTCCAATCCAAATCCTCATCTCTGGTGGTCATGATTGCATAACTCACTGCAATTACCTGTTGTcaccaaaacatcaataacTTTCCTACTAACAATAGGCAACAAAGGCATAGACTTGGAGACTAACCTCAAAGAAGACAGAGAAAGCGATGAGATTTCTAATGAAGTTCCTCCTTGTAATCGATCTACGCTTCATTCTATTCCGAACAGTCGCTTCTTCCTTTGAGATATTTTTAAGTCTCTTCTCGAAATCATCACCTCTAACCCTAAATATCGCATTCCAAAGACGCGAGAACAAACCTTTACgcttcgtcgtcttcttctcgCCGGAAGCAGAGAGTACAACGGCGGAATCATTCTTCTCGCCGCCGCTTTCAACCACAGTTCCTTCGTGCTCCTTCTCTCCCACCGCCATTTCTGATTCCTTTACACTACTACTTTGAAAATCAAACTAGAGTATCTATCGTTGATGATGAAGTTAGAATTCTTCGTAAGGATTCGCCTACTTGCCGCCTGATCTGGGATTCgttggagaaggaggaggagactTCTTCGAATATCGTGAAGGAGAGGCCAAAATATGTGTGATGCTTCGCTCTCTGCCAaagttttcttcctcttcgagAAGCCAAAGAGGAAACGCAGAATTTACTCAAAACTTTTTGGGATTATTTGATTAGGGGTTTATTGGAGActgtatatatgtttgattttttagaatAATTTGAAGGTTTAGTGaataaattatgtaatattaaatttaaattgagtgtgaaaattgaaaaatatagaaagaatattaacttaaaatttagTGTTATTTAATTAACGATTTAAGAGATAcaagtttgaaatttgaatgaattttcaaaataatttttagtaaaaatctATAACTTAGGAACAAAATCTTGAGAGTTGCTTATACTTTAAgacaataatttttcttttttggtcgGATTTGAGAGTACGTAATTTACTTTCTACTGaattcatcatattttttctGTCCTTTAATTTACCCATAACAAggtgaaaacacaaaaaggttaaaaaatgtgaaaaatcaaaaggttATTTTAATTTCCAACTATCAATCAATACGTGTTTAGGTGTATCCATCCACTTCCATTCTAAATCGAAATGATGGTACTATGTTTATGTTCAATACGTGTTTAGTTGTATCCAACAACTTCCTTCCATAACTAATAAATGGTTTTATGTTTCATTCATTATTTCACGCGCATTCTCTTGCCACAATTCCGGacgaaaaaaatcatattcttTTCCAATAAACCTCACACAACAACACGTTTTCATCAGTCAAGATTTTGTATTATGTACCCATGAAAGCTATACATCgtatcaacaaaaaaagttctcTACACGCTTTGATTTGCTTCTACTTACaaatctttgtcttctttttggCTTATCACCATTTTTCTCTGTACACTTATGTTATATGAACAAGAAGTACTTCTCTATCTACTCTcctaatcttcttctcttctctgtgtTCTATAAGAATCCTAAAGGCCCATCCAGCATGAACTTCCGTTAGTGTTGTGAATTGGTGAGAGTGTAGGCAAAGACACAGCCATTCGTACTAAACCTGCCCACGAAAATGTATACAACACACATAAGTATGAGTCGATGTTGTTAAGGACTCATTCTTTCTTTGGACTAATCTACCTTTGTGGAATCGCTACATCTCCAGAAATGTGCTTCTATGGGAGACTTAGGGTGAACTTCAACAGGATTCATTAATGGGAAAAAGAGTGGAAACAGACATTGAAAGATTCTTTTAGCTAACTGTTTTTTATTAACACGTTCGTGTTTTCATACAGAAAGAATTAACTAACTTTCATATGtataattcaacaaaaataagtatgataccaaaataataatcattatGGTGCTCTGTTCAATAGAAGGAAAATATTGACCACTATGGTGACTAGTTATGAACTTGATTGGTGACTAGGAAAAGATGATAAGAACTAGACAATTTACCATATCTTAAGTTTTGTGAGATTTAAGTTAGAGGAACAAGCAACTTGTAAGATATTTTGGAAGCTAGCTTATTACTAATATAAGATTGTGACAATAACTAAAGTAAGCTATCAAAGTTCATCACCttgataataatattcatATCTTATAATCTTAAAGTAGGGGTTTGTGCAAAAAAAGCTTTCAACTTATCAATTTTTGCAATTTAATCATCtacattaaaaaaatgcaAACTAATAATATGAAGTTAATAATAATACGCAATGTAACATTTTTCCGCTACCGTTAAGTTTGtaattgtttgaaaaataatatgtcAAACGAAGCCCTCGCGACGAAGAGTTCAACTCCACctttagagtttttaaaatataatgtaTGTGAACGTGCAGACGTTTacaatcttattatataaagtatggttttcaaagttgctAACTCAAAGGATTGTGCCACgtgtcaagtcaaacgatcagatgtttacatgtgtcattcaaaatttatttttttattctctaaaaaatagaaaatcttaaaaagtaaacaaatttacatatactaatttatatgtctatatatttataaacaattaacatttattcaacaaaaggaaaaataacaaatttgtctttaactcatgtaatcataagtgaaaatagaacattttgagaaaaatagctTAGTTTAtaggatttaacttttcaattattttcatttattaattttaactcatttaatattaatttgcatgatgtaaaattaacttacgagattacggcatatatagaaaatatattttcaacaatgtttggtttctaaatatttttgtggatttcttttttttattaattattagccCTAGGCGTTTGGGTATCCGGATCGGGTAttttgggttcgggttttcgggtttagaaGTTTAGGACCCGTTCgggtaatttaagatttcgggtcgggttcggtttgggttcgggttcgagtttatttatatattgaaatatcaaattttgtgtgcaaatctattaaattacttaaaatttcaaaaatttccaaaacaacacgagtagttttgcttgaatatatctaaaaatacacaaaaataactaaaatatccaaaaaatcctaatattttctatatataagtataaatataactaatatatacttatatttgaaatatgtttGGATACCtattcgggttcgggttcgagtttttcagattttgaagtttagaccCGTTcgaatatttgaaaatttcggGTACACCCGCCTAAATAGACGGGCCTTATCTAGTATACATATAATGTTTATTCCGTATTTTCGGAAGTACGAGCTAAAGTTGCAAAAATTGATGAAGtggaggttttttttttttttttttttttttcttttgcagaaaACCCTTTAAGGTAGTAAAGAAatagtttctaaattttcataattttaaagctctaaggataaaaaaaatacatataaaaaataattaaaaaaaatttaagctctttggtttataaatgtagaattattacaaaatgtatttacattttataaGTAATACAATCAgctatatttaatataatataatatacataaattttcttgattaatgGTAAAGTACTCATTTCTTACCTATTAATGATTACAATATAATATGAtcactttcaaattttttaccAAATATCAAAACCCAACCAAAGAAATGTAACCAAATAACTTTTACTTTCTCTTACACAGTTCGATGATTCACACATCCTACTGTTCTTCGATGCCATCATGACTCTAATggtttacaacaacaacattatcCTCTCTAAGAAAAACAACCACACTTCATTTTCTAAATCTCTCGGATTCCAAAACTTCAGAC
It encodes the following:
- a CDS encoding integral membrane metal-binding family protein (DUF2296) (Protein of unknown function (DUF2296); CONTAINS InterPro DOMAIN/s: Protein of unknown function DUF2296 (InterPro:IPR019273); BEST Arabidopsis thaliana protein match is: Protein of unknown function (DUF2296) (TAIR:AT4G31080.1); Has 315 Blast hits to 309 proteins in 114 species: Archae - 0; Bacteria - 0; Metazoa - 149; Fungi - 81; Plants - 79; Viruses - 0; Other Eukaryotes - 6 (source: NCBI BLink).), with protein sequence MAVGEKEHEGTVVESGGEKNDSAVVLSASGEKKTTKRKGLFSRLWNAIFRVRGDDFEKRLKNISKEEATVRNRMKRRSITRRNFIRNLIAFSVFFEVIAVSYAIMTTRDEDLDWKLRSFRILPMFLLPAVAFLLYSSLVGFWRMCDRRDQHTLEKLQAEMLGKINELKERTNYYITQQLIQRYDPDPAAKAAAATVLASKLGAESGLKVFVGDESQLEPTAGKNNAKHSGGLRNRKQTNTRGNSAETTPIHHSDNESNHSGTSERITGTEQNQQMVFEHYNPQEYAAHDGSWISRIAALLVGEDPSQSYALICGNCRMHNGLARKEDFPYITYYCPHCRALNKPKHSEEHSLIAPADTLPKVSLKPMESEVINSSSSTSERGNSPIPLLHTPEIVEEVPETAENETPN